In Streptomyces puniciscabiei, a single genomic region encodes these proteins:
- a CDS encoding aminopeptidase P family protein — MSEVYANRRSRLRDHFTAAGSAAALVTRPANVRYLAAVAPQGSVLLLGKREDVLVCAASPDDRPTEGRPDEALALHVLPEPGGDPAVAAAGLAGSQGADSLAVEEHHLTVARHRALASMVPKLRLADLGAAVEQLRVVKDEEEISCLRIGAEIADQALGELLESILVGRTERHLALELERRLVDHGADGPAFPTSVATGPNSGRRGHRPTDRRVEEGDFLSVCLGATYRGYRCEIGRTFVIGTSPAEWQIELYDLVFAAQRAGRECLAPGAVYGDVDRAARQVLDSAGYAEALPPLTGHGVGLEIDEDPQLAPSAMGKLDACVPVTVEPGVHLPGRGGVRIDDTLVVRPEADGGPELLTITTKELLAL; from the coding sequence ATGTCAGAGGTGTACGCGAACCGCCGATCCCGGCTGAGGGACCACTTCACCGCGGCCGGCTCCGCGGCAGCGCTCGTCACCCGCCCGGCCAATGTGCGCTACCTCGCCGCCGTGGCCCCGCAGGGGTCCGTCCTGCTGCTGGGCAAACGCGAGGACGTGCTGGTCTGCGCGGCTTCCCCGGACGACCGGCCGACAGAGGGGCGTCCCGACGAGGCACTGGCGCTCCACGTCCTTCCCGAGCCCGGAGGCGACCCCGCCGTGGCGGCCGCCGGTCTCGCCGGGAGCCAGGGTGCCGACTCCCTCGCGGTCGAGGAGCACCACCTCACCGTGGCCCGCCACAGAGCCCTCGCCTCGATGGTCCCCAAGCTGCGGCTTGCCGACCTCGGCGCAGCCGTGGAGCAGCTCAGGGTGGTCAAGGACGAGGAGGAGATCTCCTGCCTGCGCATCGGCGCCGAGATCGCCGACCAGGCCCTCGGCGAGCTGCTGGAGTCCATCCTGGTCGGCCGCACCGAACGGCACCTCGCCCTGGAACTGGAGCGCCGGCTGGTCGACCACGGCGCCGACGGGCCGGCCTTCCCGACCTCGGTGGCCACCGGGCCGAACTCCGGCCGTCGCGGGCACCGCCCCACCGACCGGCGGGTGGAGGAGGGCGACTTCCTCTCCGTGTGCCTCGGGGCGACCTATCGCGGCTACCGCTGTGAGATCGGCCGTACCTTCGTGATCGGCACCTCGCCCGCCGAGTGGCAGATCGAGCTGTACGACCTCGTCTTCGCCGCCCAGCGCGCCGGACGCGAGTGCCTGGCACCGGGCGCCGTCTACGGCGACGTGGATCGTGCGGCACGCCAGGTACTGGACTCCGCCGGCTATGCGGAGGCCCTGCCTCCGTTGACCGGACACGGTGTCGGACTCGAAATCGACGAGGACCCGCAGTTGGCGCCCTCGGCCATGGGTAAACTGGACGCTTGCGTGCCGGTCACCGTCGAACCGGGGGTCCACCTCCCGGGCCGGGGCGGTGTCCGGATCGATGACACGCTCGTCGTACGCCCCGAGGCGGACGGCGGACCCGAGCTACTCACCATCACGACCAAGGAGCTGCTCGCGCTGTAG
- the efp gene encoding elongation factor P: MASTNDLKNGMVLKLEGGQLWSVVEFQHVKPGKGPAFVRTKLKNVLSGKVVDKTFNAGVKVETATVDKRDMQFSYMDGEYFVFMDMETYDQLHIDRKAVGDAANFLVEGFTATVAQHEGEVLFVELPAAVELTIAETEPGVQGDRSTGGTKPATLETGHQIQVPLFITTGEKIKVDTRTSDYLGRVNS, translated from the coding sequence GTGGCTTCCACGAACGACCTCAAGAACGGCATGGTGCTCAAGCTCGAAGGCGGCCAGCTCTGGTCCGTCGTCGAGTTCCAGCACGTCAAGCCCGGCAAGGGCCCGGCCTTCGTGCGCACCAAGCTGAAGAACGTGCTGTCCGGCAAGGTGGTCGACAAGACCTTCAACGCCGGCGTCAAGGTCGAGACCGCCACTGTCGACAAGCGCGACATGCAGTTCTCGTACATGGACGGCGAGTACTTCGTCTTCATGGACATGGAGACCTACGACCAGCTGCACATCGACCGGAAGGCCGTCGGCGACGCCGCGAACTTCCTGGTCGAGGGCTTCACCGCCACCGTCGCGCAGCACGAGGGCGAGGTCCTCTTCGTCGAGCTGCCCGCCGCGGTCGAGCTGACCATCGCCGAGACCGAGCCGGGCGTCCAGGGCGACCGCTCCACCGGTGGCACCAAGCCCGCCACCCTGGAGACCGGCCACCAGATCCAGGTCCCGCTCTTCATCACCACCGGTGAGAAGATCAAGGTCGACACCCGCACCAGCGACTACCTCGGCCGGGTGAACAGCTAA
- the nusB gene encoding transcription antitermination factor NusB: MAARNTARKRAFQILFEGDQRGADVLTVLADWIRLSRSDTRQPPVSEYTMQLVEGYAEHARRIDELIAQYAVGWTLDRMPVVDRNILRLGAYELIWVDETPDAVVLDEMVQLAKEFSTDESPSFVNGLLGRLKELKPSLRRDEA, encoded by the coding sequence GTGGCTGCCCGCAACACGGCCCGCAAGCGCGCCTTCCAGATCCTCTTCGAGGGCGACCAGCGCGGCGCCGACGTCCTGACGGTCCTCGCGGACTGGATCCGGCTGTCCCGGTCCGACACCCGCCAGCCGCCGGTCAGCGAGTACACGATGCAGCTGGTCGAGGGCTATGCCGAGCACGCGAGGCGGATCGACGAGCTGATCGCCCAGTACGCGGTCGGCTGGACGCTCGACCGGATGCCGGTCGTGGACCGCAACATCCTGCGGCTGGGCGCGTACGAGCTGATCTGGGTCGACGAGACTCCGGACGCCGTCGTCCTGGACGAGATGGTGCAGCTGGCGAAGGAGTTCTCCACGGACGAGTCGCCCTCGTTCGTCAACGGCCTCCTGGGCCGTCTGAAGGAGCTCAAGCCGTCCCTGCGCCGGGACGAGGCGTAG
- the bldD gene encoding transcriptional regulator BldD: MSSEYAKQLGAKLRAIRTQQGLSLHGVEEKSQGRWKAVVVGSYERGDRAVTVQRLAELADFYGVPVQELLPGTTPGGAAEPPPKLVLDLERLATVPAEKAGPLQRYAATIQSQRGDYNGKVLSIRQDDLRTLAVIYDQSPSVLTEQLISWGVLDADARRAVATHEDA; this comes from the coding sequence ATGTCCAGCGAATACGCCAAACAGCTCGGGGCCAAGCTCCGGGCCATCCGCACCCAGCAGGGCCTTTCCCTCCACGGTGTCGAGGAGAAGTCCCAGGGTCGCTGGAAGGCCGTGGTGGTGGGGTCCTACGAGCGCGGCGACCGTGCGGTGACCGTACAGCGGCTCGCCGAGCTGGCCGATTTCTATGGCGTTCCGGTGCAGGAGCTGCTGCCGGGCACCACGCCGGGCGGCGCCGCCGAGCCGCCGCCGAAGCTGGTCCTGGACCTGGAGCGGCTGGCCACGGTGCCCGCCGAGAAGGCGGGCCCGCTGCAGCGCTACGCGGCCACGATCCAGTCCCAGCGCGGTGACTACAACGGCAAGGTGCTCTCCATCCGCCAGGACGACCTGCGCACACTCGCCGTCATCTACGACCAGTCCCCCTCGGTCCTCACCGAGCAGCTGATCAGCTGGGGTGTCCTGGACGCGGACGCCCGCCGCGCGGTGGCCACGCACGAGGACGCGTAG
- the pyrR gene encoding bifunctional pyr operon transcriptional regulator/uracil phosphoribosyltransferase PyrR, whose amino-acid sequence MDKQDSHATPHASDARPVLEGPDIARVLTRIAHEIVERAKGADDVVLLGIPTRGVFLAQRLAAKLEEITDRKIPVGSLDITMYRDDLRMHPPRALARTEIPGDGIDGKLVVLVDDVLFSGRTIRAALDALNDIGRPRAVQLAVLVDRGHRELPIRADYVGKNLPTSLRETVKVQLAEEDGRDTVLLGVKAGQ is encoded by the coding sequence ATGGACAAGCAGGACTCGCACGCCACCCCGCATGCGTCCGATGCGCGGCCCGTTCTCGAGGGCCCCGACATCGCACGGGTGCTGACCCGTATCGCCCACGAGATCGTCGAGCGCGCCAAGGGCGCCGACGACGTGGTGCTCCTCGGCATTCCGACCCGGGGCGTCTTCCTCGCCCAGCGGCTCGCCGCCAAGCTGGAGGAGATCACCGACCGCAAGATCCCGGTCGGCTCCCTCGACATCACCATGTACCGCGACGACCTGCGCATGCACCCGCCGCGTGCGCTGGCCCGCACCGAGATCCCCGGTGACGGCATCGACGGCAAGCTGGTCGTCCTCGTCGACGACGTGCTCTTCTCCGGCCGCACCATCCGCGCCGCCCTCGACGCCCTGAACGACATCGGGCGCCCCCGTGCGGTCCAGCTCGCGGTCCTGGTCGACCGCGGCCACCGCGAACTGCCCATCCGCGCCGACTACGTCGGCAAGAACCTCCCCACGTCGCTGCGGGAGACGGTCAAGGTCCAGCTCGCCGAGGAGGACGGTCGCGACACCGTGCTGCTCGGCGTGAAGGCCGGCCAGTAG
- a CDS encoding aspartate carbamoyltransferase catalytic subunit, translating to MQRHLISAADLTRDDAVLILDTAEEMARVADRPIKKLPTLRGRTIVNLFFEDSTRTRISFEAAEKRLSADVINFSAKGSSVSKGESLKDTAQTLEAMGVDAVVIRHGASGAPYRLANSGWIDAAVINAGDGTHQHPTQALLDAFTMRRRLIGRDAGLGQDLSGRRITIVGDVLHSRVARSNVDLLHTLGAEVTLVAPPTLVPVGVETWPCEVSYDLDSTLPKCDAVMMLRVQRERMNAAFFPTEREYSRRYGLDGDRMARLPEHAIVMHPGPMVRGMEITAEVADSDRCTAVEQVANGVSIRMAVLYLLLGGNEPAVTHTRPTGPEEK from the coding sequence ATGCAGCGTCATCTCATCTCGGCCGCCGATCTCACCCGCGACGACGCCGTCCTGATCCTCGACACCGCCGAGGAGATGGCCCGGGTCGCCGACCGGCCGATCAAGAAGCTGCCGACCCTGCGCGGCCGCACGATCGTCAACCTCTTCTTCGAGGACTCCACGCGCACCCGGATCTCCTTCGAGGCCGCCGAGAAGCGCCTGTCCGCCGACGTCATCAACTTCTCCGCCAAGGGGTCGAGCGTCTCCAAGGGCGAGTCCCTGAAGGACACCGCGCAGACCCTGGAGGCCATGGGCGTCGACGCCGTGGTCATCCGGCACGGCGCCTCCGGAGCCCCCTACCGCCTGGCGAACTCCGGCTGGATCGACGCGGCCGTCATCAACGCCGGCGACGGCACCCACCAGCACCCCACCCAGGCCCTGCTGGACGCCTTCACCATGCGCCGCCGGCTGATCGGCCGGGACGCCGGGCTCGGCCAGGACCTGTCCGGCAGGCGGATCACCATCGTCGGCGACGTCCTGCACAGCCGGGTCGCCCGCTCCAACGTGGACCTGCTGCACACCCTCGGCGCCGAGGTCACCCTGGTCGCCCCGCCCACCCTGGTGCCGGTCGGCGTCGAGACCTGGCCCTGCGAGGTGTCGTACGACCTGGACAGCACGCTGCCCAAGTGCGACGCGGTGATGATGCTCCGCGTCCAGCGCGAGCGGATGAACGCCGCCTTCTTCCCCACCGAGCGCGAGTACTCCCGCCGCTACGGCCTCGACGGCGACCGCATGGCCAGGCTGCCCGAGCACGCCATCGTGATGCACCCCGGCCCGATGGTGCGCGGGATGGAGATCACCGCCGAGGTCGCCGACTCCGACCGCTGCACCGCCGTCGAGCAGGTCGCCAACGGCGTCTCCATCCGGATGGCCGTGCTGTACCTGCTGCTCGGTGGCAACGAGCCCGCCGTCACCCACACCCGCCCCACCGGTCCCGAGGAGAAGTAA
- a CDS encoding dihydroorotase, which yields MSKTLIRGAKVLGGEPQDVLIDGEVIEAVGTGLSAEGAEVVEADGKVLLPGLVDLHTHLREPGREDSETVLTGTRAAASGGYTAVFAMANTFPVADTAGVVEQVWRLGREHGYCDVQPIGAVTVGLEGRKLAELGAMHESAAGVTVFSDDGKCVDDAVIMRRALEYVKAFGGVVAQHAQEPRLTEGAQMNEGVVSAELGLGGWPAVAEESIIARDVLLAEHVGSRVHICHLSTAGSVEIVRWAKSRGIDVTAEVTPHHLLLTDDLVRTYNPVYKVNPPLRTERDVHALREALADGTIDIVATDHAPHPHEDKDCEWAAAAMGMVGLETALSVVQETMVDTGLLDWAGVADRMSVKPAQIGQATGHGRPVSAGEPANLTLVDTAYRGQVDPAGFASRSRNTPYEGRELPGRVTHTWLRGKATLVDGKLT from the coding sequence ATGAGCAAGACCCTGATCCGTGGTGCGAAGGTGCTCGGCGGCGAGCCGCAGGACGTGCTGATCGACGGCGAGGTCATCGAGGCGGTCGGCACTGGGCTGTCCGCCGAGGGCGCCGAGGTCGTGGAGGCCGACGGCAAGGTGCTGCTGCCGGGCCTGGTCGACCTGCACACCCACCTGCGCGAGCCGGGCCGCGAGGACTCCGAGACGGTCCTCACCGGCACCCGCGCGGCCGCGTCCGGCGGCTACACGGCCGTCTTCGCCATGGCCAACACCTTCCCCGTCGCCGACACCGCCGGTGTCGTGGAGCAGGTCTGGCGGCTCGGCAGGGAGCACGGCTACTGTGACGTGCAGCCCATCGGCGCCGTCACCGTCGGCCTGGAGGGCAGGAAGCTCGCCGAGCTGGGTGCCATGCACGAATCGGCCGCCGGCGTCACCGTCTTCTCCGACGACGGCAAGTGCGTCGACGACGCGGTGATCATGCGCCGCGCGCTGGAGTACGTGAAGGCCTTCGGCGGTGTCGTCGCCCAGCACGCGCAGGAGCCGCGGCTGACCGAGGGCGCCCAGATGAACGAGGGCGTCGTCTCCGCCGAGCTGGGCCTGGGCGGCTGGCCCGCCGTCGCCGAGGAGTCGATCATCGCCCGGGACGTGCTGCTCGCCGAGCACGTCGGCTCCCGCGTCCACATCTGCCACCTGTCGACCGCCGGCAGCGTCGAGATCGTCCGCTGGGCCAAGTCCCGCGGGATCGACGTCACCGCCGAGGTCACCCCGCACCACCTGCTCCTCACCGACGACCTGGTGCGGACGTACAACCCCGTCTACAAGGTCAACCCGCCGCTGCGCACCGAGCGCGACGTGCACGCCCTGCGCGAGGCGCTGGCGGACGGCACGATCGACATCGTCGCCACCGACCACGCCCCGCACCCGCACGAGGACAAGGACTGCGAGTGGGCCGCGGCCGCCATGGGCATGGTGGGGCTGGAGACCGCGTTGTCAGTGGTCCAGGAGACCATGGTCGACACGGGCCTGCTGGACTGGGCCGGCGTCGCCGACCGCATGTCCGTCAAGCCCGCGCAGATCGGACAGGCCACCGGGCACGGCCGTCCCGTCTCGGCTGGTGAGCCTGCCAACCTCACCCTCGTCGACACGGCATACCGTGGCCAGGTGGACCCCGCGGGCTTCGCCTCGCGCAGCCGCAACACCCCCTACGAGGGGCGCGAGCTGCCGGGCCGTGTGACGCACACGTGGCTGCGGGGCAAGGCCACGCTCGTCGACGGGAAGCTCACGTGA
- the carA gene encoding glutamine-hydrolyzing carbamoyl-phosphate synthase small subunit — MTTSTRGAARVPAVLVLEDGRLFRGRAYGAVGETFGEAVFSTGMTGYQETLTDPSYDRQIVVATAPQIGNTGWNDEDDESSRIWVSGYVVRDPARVPSNWRAKRSLDDELERQGVVGISGIDTRALTRHLRERGSMRAGIFSGEAIAAESELLARVQAQPHMKGASLYEEVATKEAYVVPAIGEKKFTVAAIDLGIKGMTPQRMAERGIEVHVLPATATADEVYAVDPDGVFFSNGPGDPASADGPVALMTAVLERRTPLFGICFGNQILGRALGFGTYKLKYGHRGINQPVQDRTTGKVEVTAHNHGFAVDAPLDKVSETKFGRAEVSHVCLNDDVVEGLQLLDQPAFSVQYHPEAAAGPHDAAYLFDRFVSLMEGQRA; from the coding sequence ATGACGACCTCCACAAGGGGAGCTGCCAGGGTTCCCGCCGTACTCGTCCTGGAGGACGGCCGCCTCTTCCGCGGCCGTGCCTACGGGGCCGTGGGGGAGACCTTCGGCGAGGCCGTGTTCTCCACCGGTATGACCGGCTACCAGGAAACCCTGACCGACCCGTCGTACGACCGGCAGATCGTCGTCGCGACCGCACCCCAGATCGGCAACACCGGCTGGAACGACGAGGACGACGAGTCGAGCCGCATCTGGGTCTCCGGCTATGTCGTGCGCGACCCCGCGCGCGTGCCGTCCAACTGGCGCGCCAAGCGCTCCCTGGACGACGAGCTGGAGCGCCAGGGCGTGGTCGGCATCTCCGGCATCGACACCCGCGCCCTCACCCGCCACCTGCGCGAGCGCGGCTCGATGCGCGCCGGCATCTTCTCCGGAGAGGCGATCGCGGCCGAGTCCGAGCTCCTCGCGCGCGTGCAGGCCCAGCCGCACATGAAGGGCGCGAGCCTCTACGAGGAGGTCGCGACCAAGGAGGCTTACGTCGTCCCGGCGATCGGCGAGAAGAAGTTCACCGTCGCCGCGATCGACCTCGGCATCAAGGGCATGACCCCGCAGCGGATGGCCGAGCGCGGCATCGAGGTGCACGTCCTGCCCGCCACCGCCACGGCCGACGAGGTCTACGCGGTCGACCCGGACGGCGTGTTCTTCTCCAACGGCCCCGGCGACCCGGCGAGCGCCGACGGTCCCGTGGCCCTGATGACCGCCGTTCTGGAGCGCAGGACGCCGTTGTTCGGCATCTGCTTCGGCAACCAGATCCTCGGCCGTGCCCTCGGCTTCGGCACCTACAAGCTGAAGTACGGCCACCGGGGCATCAACCAGCCGGTCCAGGACCGTACGACCGGCAAGGTCGAGGTCACCGCGCACAACCACGGCTTCGCGGTCGACGCGCCGCTCGACAAGGTCAGCGAGACGAAGTTCGGTCGCGCCGAGGTCTCGCACGTCTGCCTGAACGACGACGTCGTGGAGGGGCTGCAGCTGCTCGACCAGCCGGCCTTCTCCGTCCAGTACCACCCCGAAGCGGCAGCGGGCCCGCACGACGCCGCCTACCTGTTCGACCGCTTCGTTTCCCTGATGGAGGGCCAGCGTGCCTAA
- the carB gene encoding carbamoyl-phosphate synthase large subunit, whose amino-acid sequence MPKRTDIQSVLVIGSGPIVIGQAAEFDYSGTQACRVLKAEGLRVVLVNSNPATIMTDPEIADATYVEPITPEFVEKIIAKERPDALLPTLGGQTALNTAISLHENGVLAKYGVELIGARPEAIHKGEDRDLFKEVVEEVRRKIGHGESARSVICHSMDDVLSGVETLGGYPVVVRPSFTMGGAGSGFAHDEEELRRIAGQGLTLSPTTEVLLEESILGWKEYELELMRDKHDNVVVVCSIENFDPMGVHTGDSITVAPAMTLTDREYQILRDIGIAVIREVGVDTGGCNIQFAVNPEDGRVIVIEMNPRVSRSSALASKATGFPIAKIAAKLAVGYTLDEIPNDITQETPASFEPTLDYVVVKAPRFAFEKFPQADSTLTTTMKSVGEAMAIGRNFPEAFQKALRSLEKKGSQFTFTGVPGDKSLLLEESRRPTDGRINTVMQAIRAGATPEEIFEYTKIDPWFVDQLFLIKEIADELAEAPELTRELLAEAKRHGFSDQQIGEIRGLREDVVREVRHALGIRPVYKTVDTCAAEFAAKTPYFYSAYDEETEVARREKPAVIILGSGPNRIGQGIEFDYSCVHASFALSDAGYETVMVNCNPETVSTDYDTSDRLYFEPLTLEDVLEIVHAEQQAGPVAGVIVQLGGQTPLGLSQALKDNGVPIVGTSPEAIHAAEDRGAFGRVLAEAGLPAPKHGTATTFEEAKAIADEIGYPVLVRPSYVLGGRGMEIVYDETRLAAYIAESTEISPSRPVLVDRFLDDAIEIDVDALYDGEELYLGGVMEHIEEAGIHSGDSACALPPITLGGFDIKRLRASTEAIARGVGVRGLINIQFAMAGDILYVLEANPRASRTVPFTSKATAVPLAKAAARISLGATIAELRAEGLLPKTGDGGELPLDAPISVKEAVMPWSRFRDIHGRGVDTVLGPEMRSTGEVMGIDSVFGTAYAKSQAGAYGPLPTKGRAFISVANRDKRSMIFPARELVAHGFDLLATSGTAEVLKRNGINATVVRKQSEGTGPNGEKTIVQLIHDGEVDLIVNTPYGTGGRLDGYDIRTAAVARSVPCLTTVQALAAAVQGIDALNHGDVGVRSLQEHAEHLTAARD is encoded by the coding sequence GTGCCTAAGCGCACCGATATCCAGTCCGTCCTGGTCATCGGCTCCGGCCCGATCGTCATCGGCCAGGCCGCCGAGTTCGACTACTCCGGCACGCAGGCGTGCCGCGTGCTCAAGGCCGAGGGCCTGCGCGTCGTCCTCGTCAACTCCAACCCGGCGACGATCATGACCGACCCGGAGATCGCCGACGCCACGTACGTCGAGCCGATCACGCCCGAGTTCGTCGAGAAGATCATCGCCAAGGAGCGCCCCGACGCCCTGCTGCCCACCCTGGGCGGCCAGACGGCCCTGAACACCGCCATCTCGCTGCACGAGAACGGTGTCCTGGCCAAGTACGGCGTCGAGCTGATCGGCGCCAGGCCCGAGGCGATCCACAAGGGCGAGGACCGCGACCTGTTCAAGGAGGTCGTGGAGGAGGTCCGCAGGAAGATCGGGCACGGCGAGTCCGCCCGCTCGGTCATCTGCCACTCCATGGACGACGTCCTGAGCGGCGTCGAGACCCTCGGTGGCTACCCGGTCGTCGTCCGCCCGTCCTTCACCATGGGCGGCGCCGGCTCCGGCTTCGCGCACGACGAGGAGGAACTGCGCCGCATCGCCGGCCAGGGCCTCACGCTCTCCCCGACCACCGAGGTGCTCCTGGAGGAGTCCATCCTCGGCTGGAAGGAGTACGAGCTGGAGCTGATGCGCGACAAGCACGACAACGTCGTGGTCGTCTGCTCCATCGAGAACTTCGACCCGATGGGCGTGCACACCGGTGACTCCATCACCGTCGCGCCCGCGATGACGCTGACCGACCGCGAGTACCAGATCCTGCGCGACATCGGCATCGCCGTCATCCGCGAGGTCGGCGTCGACACCGGCGGCTGCAACATCCAGTTCGCGGTGAACCCCGAGGACGGTCGCGTGATCGTCATCGAGATGAACCCGCGCGTGTCCAGGTCCTCGGCGCTCGCCTCCAAGGCGACCGGCTTCCCGATCGCCAAGATCGCCGCCAAGCTGGCCGTCGGCTACACCCTGGACGAGATCCCGAACGACATCACGCAGGAGACCCCGGCCTCCTTCGAGCCGACGCTCGACTACGTGGTCGTCAAGGCCCCGCGGTTCGCCTTCGAGAAGTTCCCGCAGGCCGACTCCACGCTGACCACCACCATGAAGTCGGTCGGCGAGGCCATGGCCATCGGCCGCAACTTCCCCGAGGCCTTCCAGAAGGCGCTGCGGTCGCTGGAGAAGAAGGGCAGCCAGTTCACGTTCACCGGTGTCCCCGGTGACAAGTCGCTGCTCCTGGAGGAGTCCCGGCGGCCCACCGACGGCCGGATCAACACGGTCATGCAGGCCATCCGCGCCGGCGCCACCCCCGAGGAGATCTTCGAGTACACGAAGATCGACCCGTGGTTCGTGGACCAGCTCTTCCTGATCAAGGAGATCGCGGACGAGCTGGCCGAGGCCCCCGAGCTGACCCGCGAGCTGCTCGCCGAGGCCAAGCGGCACGGCTTCTCCGACCAGCAGATCGGCGAGATCCGCGGCCTGCGCGAGGACGTCGTCCGCGAGGTCCGGCACGCCCTGGGCATCCGCCCGGTCTACAAGACGGTCGACACCTGCGCCGCCGAGTTCGCCGCCAAGACGCCGTACTTCTACTCGGCCTACGACGAGGAGACGGAGGTCGCCCGGCGCGAGAAGCCGGCCGTCATCATCCTCGGCTCCGGCCCGAACCGCATCGGCCAGGGCATCGAGTTCGACTACTCCTGCGTCCACGCCTCCTTCGCGCTGTCCGACGCCGGGTACGAGACCGTGATGGTCAACTGCAACCCGGAGACCGTCTCCACCGACTACGACACCTCCGACCGGCTGTACTTCGAGCCGCTGACGCTGGAGGACGTGCTGGAGATCGTCCACGCCGAGCAGCAGGCCGGCCCGGTCGCGGGCGTGATCGTGCAGCTGGGCGGCCAGACCCCGCTCGGCCTGTCGCAGGCCCTGAAGGACAACGGCGTGCCGATCGTGGGCACCTCGCCCGAGGCGATCCACGCCGCCGAGGACCGCGGCGCCTTCGGCCGGGTGCTCGCCGAGGCGGGCCTGCCGGCCCCGAAGCACGGCACGGCCACCACCTTCGAGGAGGCCAAGGCCATCGCCGACGAGATCGGCTACCCGGTCCTGGTCCGGCCGTCGTACGTCCTGGGCGGGCGCGGCATGGAGATCGTGTACGACGAGACCCGCCTCGCCGCCTACATCGCCGAGTCGACCGAGATCAGCCCCTCCCGGCCGGTGCTGGTCGACCGCTTCCTGGACGACGCGATCGAGATCGACGTCGACGCGCTCTACGACGGCGAGGAGCTGTACCTCGGCGGCGTGATGGAGCACATCGAGGAGGCCGGCATCCACTCCGGCGACTCGGCGTGCGCCCTGCCCCCGATCACCCTCGGCGGCTTCGACATCAAGCGGCTTCGCGCCTCCACCGAGGCCATCGCGCGCGGTGTCGGGGTGCGCGGTCTGATCAACATCCAGTTCGCGATGGCGGGCGACATCCTGTACGTCCTGGAGGCCAACCCGCGCGCCTCCCGTACGGTCCCCTTCACCTCCAAGGCGACCGCGGTGCCGCTGGCCAAGGCCGCCGCCCGCATCTCGCTGGGCGCGACCATCGCCGAGCTGCGCGCCGAGGGCCTGCTGCCGAAGACGGGCGACGGCGGCGAGCTGCCGCTGGACGCGCCGATCTCCGTCAAGGAGGCCGTCATGCCGTGGTCGCGCTTCCGCGACATCCACGGCCGCGGCGTCGACACGGTTCTCGGCCCGGAGATGCGCTCCACCGGCGAGGTCATGGGCATCGACTCCGTCTTCGGCACGGCGTACGCCAAGTCGCAGGCGGGTGCCTACGGCCCGCTGCCCACCAAGGGCCGCGCGTTCATCTCGGTCGCCAACCGCGACAAGCGCTCGATGATCTTCCCGGCGCGTGAGCTGGTCGCCCACGGCTTCGACCTGCTCGCCACCTCCGGCACCGCCGAGGTCCTCAAGCGCAACGGCATCAACGCCACCGTCGTGCGCAAGCAGTCCGAGGGCACCGGCCCGAACGGCGAGAAGACCATCGTCCAGCTCATCCACGACGGCGAGGTCGACCTCATCGTCAACACCCCGTACGGCACCGGCGGCCGCCTCGACGGCTACGACATCCGTACGGCGGCCGTCGCCCGGTCCGTGCCCTGCCTGACGACCGTCCAGGCGCTCGCCGCGGCCGTGCAGGGCATCGACGCCCTCAACCACGGTGACGTGGGCGTCCGCTCGCTCCAGGAACACGCGGAGCACCTGACCGCGGCCCGCGACTAG